In one window of Rhinopithecus roxellana isolate Shanxi Qingling chromosome 15, ASM756505v1, whole genome shotgun sequence DNA:
- the CCND1 gene encoding G1/S-specific cyclin-D1 has protein sequence MEHQLLCCEVETIRRAYPDANLLNDRVLRAMLKAEETCAPSVSYFKCVQKEVLPSMRKIVATWMLEVCEEQKCEEEVFPLAMNYLDRFLSLEPVKKSRLQLLGATCMFVASKMKETIPLTAEKLCIYTDNSIQPEELLQMELLLVNKLKWNLAAMTPHDFIEHFLSKMPEAEENKQIIRKHAQTFVALCATDVKFISNPPSMVAAGSVVAAVQGLNLGSPNNFLSYYRLTRFLSRVIKCDPDCLRACQEQIEALLESSLRQAQQNMDPKAAEEEEEEEEEVDLACTPTDVRDVDI, from the exons ATGGAACACCAGCTCCTGTGCTGCGAAGTGGAAACCATCCGCCGCGCGTACCCCGATGCCAACCTCCTCAATGACCGGGTGCTGCGGGCCATGCTGAAGGCGGAGGAGACCTGCGCGCCCTCGGTGTCCTACTTCAAATGTGTGCAGAAGGAGGTCCTGCCGTCCATGCGGAAGATCGTCGCCACCTGGATGCTGGAG GTCTGCGAGGAGCAGAAGTGCGAGGAGGAGGTCTTCCCGCTGGCCATGAACTACCTGGACCGCTTCCTGTCGCTGGAGCCGGTGAAAAAGAGCCGCCTGCAGCTGCTGGGGGCCACCTGCATGTTCGTGGCCTCTAAGATGAAGGAGACCATCCCCCTGACAGCCGAGAAGCTGTGCATCTACACCGACAACTCCATCCAGCCCGAGGAGCTGCTG CAAATGGAGCTGCTCCTGGTGAACAAGCTCAAGTGGAACCTGGCCGCCATGACCCCGCATGATTTCATTGAACACTTCCTTTCCAAAATGCCAGAGGCGGAGGAGAACAAACAGATCATCCGCAAACACGCGCAGACCTTCGTTGCCCTCTGTGCCACAG ATGTGAAGTTCATTTCCAATCCACCCTCCATGGTGGCAGCGGGGAGCGTAGTGGCCGCAGTGCAAGGCCTGAACTTGGGGAGCCCCAACAACTTCCTGTCCTACTACCGCCTCACACGCTTCCTCTCCAGAGTGATCAAGTGTGACCCG GACTGCCTCCGGGCCTGCCAGGAGCAGATCGAAGCCCTGCTGGAGTCAAGCCTGCGCCAGGCCCAGCAGAACATGGACCCCAAGGCCgccgaggaggaggaagaggaggaggaggaggtggaccTGGCTTGCACACCCACCGACGTGCGGGACGTGGACATCTGA